The Pseudomonas sp. TH06 genome has a window encoding:
- the argA gene encoding amino-acid N-acetyltransferase, with the protein MPEYVNWLRHASPYINAHRDCTFVVMLPGDGVEHPNFGNIVHDIVLLHSLGVRLVLVHGSRPQIETRLAARGLTPHYHHGMRITDAATLECVIDAVGQLRIAIEARLSMDMASSPMQGSRLRVASGNLVTARPIGVLEGVDYHHTGEVRRVDRKGINRLLDERSIVLLSPLGYSPTGEIFNLACEDVATRAAIDLGADKLLLFGADLGLIDENGRLVRELRPQQVPAHLQRLGSSNYQAELLDAAAEACRGGVARSHIVSYAEDGALLTELFTRDGGGTLVAQEQFELVREAAIEDVGGLLDLISPLEEQGILVRRSREVLEREIEQFSVVEREGMIIACAALYQIADSDAGELACLAVNPEYRHGGRGDELLERIETRARAQGLKTLFVLTTRTAHWFRERGFEPSSVERLPAARASLYNYQRNSKIFEKTL; encoded by the coding sequence ATGCCCGAATACGTTAACTGGCTTCGTCACGCGTCTCCTTATATCAATGCCCACCGCGACTGCACCTTCGTCGTCATGCTGCCCGGCGACGGCGTGGAGCATCCGAATTTCGGCAACATCGTCCACGACATCGTCTTGCTGCACAGCCTCGGCGTGCGCCTGGTGCTGGTGCACGGTTCGCGCCCACAGATTGAAACTCGCCTCGCTGCCCGTGGCCTGACTCCGCATTACCACCACGGTATGCGCATCACCGATGCTGCGACCCTTGAGTGTGTGATCGACGCAGTCGGCCAGTTGCGCATTGCCATCGAGGCACGGCTGTCGATGGACATGGCCTCGTCGCCGATGCAGGGCTCGCGTTTGCGGGTGGCCAGCGGCAACCTTGTCACTGCGCGGCCGATTGGCGTGCTCGAAGGTGTCGACTATCACCATACCGGCGAAGTGCGCCGGGTCGATCGCAAAGGCATCAACCGTCTGCTCGACGAGCGCTCGATTGTGCTGCTGTCGCCGCTGGGCTACTCGCCGACCGGTGAAATCTTCAACCTCGCCTGTGAAGACGTCGCCACCCGCGCCGCCATCGATCTGGGCGCCGACAAACTGCTGCTGTTCGGTGCCGACCTCGGCCTGATCGATGAAAACGGCAGACTGGTGCGCGAACTGCGTCCGCAACAAGTGCCGGCGCATTTGCAGCGTCTGGGCAGCAGCAACTACCAAGCGGAATTGCTGGATGCGGCGGCTGAAGCCTGCCGTGGTGGTGTGGCGCGTAGCCACATCGTCAGTTATGCCGAGGATGGCGCGCTGCTGACTGAACTGTTCACCCGTGACGGTGGCGGTACGCTGGTGGCCCAAGAGCAATTCGAACTGGTGCGCGAGGCGGCGATTGAAGACGTCGGCGGCTTGCTCGACCTGATCAGTCCGCTGGAAGAGCAGGGGATTCTGGTGCGTCGTTCGCGTGAGGTGCTGGAGCGTGAGATCGAGCAATTCAGCGTGGTCGAGCGTGAGGGGATGATCATCGCCTGTGCGGCTTTGTATCAGATTGCCGATTCGGATGCCGGTGAACTGGCGTGTCTGGCGGTGAACCCGGAGTACCGCCATGGCGGTCGCGGCGATGAACTGCTGGAACGCATCGAGACCCGCGCCCGCGCGCAGGGCTTGAAGACGCTATTCGTCCTCACCACCCGCACCGCGCATTGGTTCCGCGAGCGCGGTTTCGAGCCAAGCAGCGTAGAGCGCCTGCCAGCGGCACGGGCGTCGCTGTACAACTATCAGCGCAACTCGAAAATCTTCGAAAAAACCCTCTGA